One stretch of Zingiber officinale cultivar Zhangliang chromosome 6B, Zo_v1.1, whole genome shotgun sequence DNA includes these proteins:
- the LOC121989920 gene encoding uncharacterized protein LOC121989920 codes for MVISQIFGFFLARSIPFFQVAASFLLVVRVSNLFFPCRSKNARRREKRDSMGDNAMANGAKKKRTNRSARLKRSKFDARREQLLSPTRCEDDCKISGEDQPPLSRKDASDNRISVMGEDEAPHRRRHTITYSSSPSVTDAEEEHNHVDDGVLDDWEAVADAISEANDLADHEPDSLFPLALHSVAASPIASQSITKPEPIRSAPRAWEPDDASRPRSLPSISKQWSLHAKTDRQCSLVGQQKGILSLPCRCPICYENLDPTDSSFFPCCCGFRLCLFCHKRILEDDARCPGCRRAYNSLSNGPETINFMRIPPASPWLSRSFSMISRSCSREH; via the exons atggtgatttctcaaatctttggatttttcctcgCTCGATCGATCCCGTTTTTCCAGGTCGCCGCCTCCTTTCTCCTCGTCGTTAGGGTTTCAAATCTCTTCTTCCCTTGTCGCAGCAAGAACGCGAGACGCAGAGAGAAGCGTGATTCCATGGGCGACAACGCGATGGCAAACGGCGCGAAGAAGAAGCGG ACGAATCGCTCTGCCAGGTTGAAGCGTTCCAAGTTCGATGCGCGTCGCGAGCAATTACTTTCTCCAA CTAGGTGCGAGGATGATTGCAAGATTTCTGGTGAGGATCAACCCCCGCTGTCACGGAAAGACGCTAGTGACAACAGGATTAGTGTGATGGGGGAGGATGAAGCCCCTCATCGAAGAAGGCACACTATTACTTATTCCAGTTCGCCTAGTGTTACTGATGCTGAAGAGGAGCACAATCATGTTGACGATGGAGTGCTTGATGATTGGGAGGCAGTGGCAGACGCCATATCCGAAGCCAATGACTTGGCTGACCATGAACCTGATTCTCTTTTTCCTCTGGCCCTTCATTCGGTTGCTGCTTCTCCAATTGCTAGCCAATCCATCACAAAGCCGGAGCCAATTCGGAGTGCTCCCAGAGCTTGGGAACCAGATGATGCATCCAGGCCACGTAGCCTTCCGAGTATCTCCAAGCAGTGGAGCCTCCATGCTAAAACAGATCGGCAGTGCAGTTTGGTCGGCCAGCAGAAGGGCATCCTTTCTTTGCCTTGCCGGTGCCCTATCTGTTATGAGAATTTGGACCCAACAGACTCCAGCTTCTTCCCCTGTTGCTGTGGCTTTAGACTCTGCCTCTTCTGCCACAAGAGGATTCTTGAGGACGATGCTCGTTGCCCTGGTTGCCGGAGAGCATATAATTCTTTGTCCAATGGACCAGAGACCATCAATTTTATGAGGATACCACCCGCATCTCCCTGGCTATCCCGTTCTTTTAGCATGATATCGAGATCTTGTAGCAGGGAGCATTAG